In the genome of Mixta calida, the window GCGATCTTTCATCAGGCTGGCGAGCGTGACTTCCAGCGAACCCTGATCGGCGGGCAAGGCGATAGCGGCGACCGGGCCGCTGATATTGCCTTCGTTAAGGGCGACCGAACCGGCGTTCAGGACGATATCCTGGCTGACCGGCGGCGTCATCGGCAGCCAGGAAAGGCGCTGCAGCTTATCGGGCGACACGGACGGCGCCGTCGCCACGTTTTGCGGGTTGATGCTGGTGCTGGCGGCGAAGCCAGGCAGCACGGTGAAGCTCAGGGCCGGAAACAGGCAGAGCGCGAGCAGATGTTTTTTCATTTTTTTATCCTCAAGAGAAACCCGCCTCTCTCAGGCAATAGGGAGGCGGGCTAAGGCAGGACGCAGAGCCGACTACGCTCCTTTAACTTGTCTTATTACCACCAGGCTTCCATCTGAATGCCGAAAGAGAACTCATCGCTGTCGCCGCGGCTGAAGGTGTGCGCGGCGGTATCGCTATAGGCGACGCCTGCGGTGGTGCCCGGCAAATTGCCGACGTAGTTCTGATCGTTTTTCTGCGAAGAAGCGTAGCCCCATTTCTCATCCCACTTGGCGTAGGTAGCGAACACGCGGATGGCCGGACGCGACCAGATGCTGTCGCCCGCCTGCCACTGCTGGGCCAGGGTAACTTTATACTGGCTGTTGCGGTCGCCGGTGCGCTGCGATTTAACGTTGTCGTAGCCCGCTTCCAACAGGGTGCTCATGATCGGCGTCCATTTGTACATTGGGCGCACGCCCACGGTGTACCAGGTGGTGCCGTTGTTGTTGTCGCGATCCACATCCTGGTACATGCCGACATACATCAGGCTCCAGGTGTCGTTGAAGTCGATGGCGCCGTGGTCAATCACGCGAATCATCGAGCCGTTATTGTTCTCCGCAGTGCCCGGACGGCCGTTGCGGTTCTGCGTCATGGCGTCGGTGGCGTACTGCACGACAAACTTGTTCAGGCTGGTGCCGTAGAAGGTCTGGGTATGCTCCAGGGTCGCCATCCAGCCGTCGTTGGAGGCGTCTTCGTCATTCGGGCTGTAGCCGTCGGTGTCGTTGGCGCTACCGTAGTCAAAACCCAGCTCCAGCGCGCCGCCGGGGTTGACTTCCATGCCGCCGAGACGCACGTCAAAGATATCGTTGGCGCGATCTTTCGCCTGGCCGCGGGTATTGCCGGTCACGAAGGCTGAGGAGCCGCCAGCCTCGCTGCTGCGGGTAGCCGCCAGCGACAGCTTGCCGAAGCCGAGATCGATATCTTCGATACCGCCGCCAGGACCGGAGATATCCCAGTAGTAGAAGTCGATCATATGCACGTCGTGGCGTTTGTAGTAACGCTTACCGGCCCAGATATTGGCGCCCGGCAGCGCATCAAACAGGTTTTTACCCACTACGTTCATCTGACGCACGGCAGGCGAATCTTCTTCATAGTCATTCTGCTGCGATACGCTGTAGCCGATCATGCTGTCGACGTAGAAGCTTTTCTCGCCTTCTTTCCAGACTTCCTGACCCAGCTCGATTTCCGCATAGGTTTCGCATTCATTGCCGAGACGGTATTTGGAGTTGGCGCCGGTCGCCTGGAAACACTGTTGCTCGCCGCCGCTGCCGGTCCAGCCGATGCCGGAACGGGCGTAACCTTTAAAATCCACCGCGCTGGCGTGCGGTGCTACAACTGCGAGGGCCACTGCCACGGCCAGAGGGTACTTAGAGCGCGTTATCATCGCTGTTCTCCTGTTAACTTTCTGCTGTTGTTATGTGTGCTTCTACGCCGGGTTCGCTGTGTAACCGACG includes:
- a CDS encoding maltoporin, producing MITRSKYPLAVAVALAVVAPHASAVDFKGYARSGIGWTGSGGEQQCFQATGANSKYRLGNECETYAEIELGQEVWKEGEKSFYVDSMIGYSVSQQNDYEEDSPAVRQMNVVGKNLFDALPGANIWAGKRYYKRHDVHMIDFYYWDISGPGGGIEDIDLGFGKLSLAATRSSEAGGSSAFVTGNTRGQAKDRANDIFDVRLGGMEVNPGGALELGFDYGSANDTDGYSPNDEDASNDGWMATLEHTQTFYGTSLNKFVVQYATDAMTQNRNGRPGTAENNNGSMIRVIDHGAIDFNDTWSLMYVGMYQDVDRDNNNGTTWYTVGVRPMYKWTPIMSTLLEAGYDNVKSQRTGDRNSQYKVTLAQQWQAGDSIWSRPAIRVFATYAKWDEKWGYASSQKNDQNYVGNLPGTTAGVAYSDTAAHTFSRGDSDEFSFGIQMEAWW